In Pseudobacter ginsenosidimutans, the following are encoded in one genomic region:
- a CDS encoding outer membrane protein transport protein: MQYRIIVLTIFSLAVVSTQAQSINSPYSTYGIGDIEHRYYDKTAGIANAGTALMSNPFHLLNKNPASMAGLERSVLLGNATFVGKTVSYAGNSITSDNNTGRDIFIKNFSVAIKLNKFWTSGVSLMPYSYVNYSYRSKLNIEGSTETYDALYEGDGGVYNVSWNNAFNAGKHLALGVRTSLLTGSVNQTESLQTAYAEDPIETKRKDYYNKFRFEYGAIYSGKLGKNWQYALGGKFSAKTDLDREKSVTIQQGNTIIRNEEVIANDHFTLPMTFDLGLAVTSKGRTTFTVDYSYQDWAANRVRGSNWSTINSYRIAGGVQMSNIVEQWNMKFEKSYMQVGGYFNRSYLRVNNTPIDEVGATIGYGGYLSGKMSYGLALEAGRRGTIANNLIKETFVQLSFRFSFREFLYSKGRKYD; the protein is encoded by the coding sequence ATGCAATACAGAATTATTGTACTCACTATATTTTCCCTTGCAGTTGTTTCAACACAGGCACAAAGCATCAACTCCCCCTATTCCACTTATGGTATCGGGGATATCGAGCACAGGTATTATGATAAAACAGCAGGTATCGCCAATGCAGGCACCGCCCTCATGAGCAATCCTTTCCACCTGCTCAATAAGAACCCTGCTTCCATGGCCGGACTGGAAAGAAGCGTATTACTGGGCAATGCCACTTTTGTTGGCAAAACAGTGAGCTATGCCGGCAATTCCATTACAAGCGATAACAATACAGGCAGGGATATCTTCATTAAGAATTTTTCTGTTGCCATCAAACTGAACAAATTCTGGACTTCAGGTGTCAGTCTCATGCCCTACAGCTATGTGAATTATTCCTATCGTTCCAAACTCAATATTGAAGGCTCAACGGAAACCTATGATGCATTGTATGAAGGTGATGGCGGCGTTTACAACGTTAGCTGGAACAATGCTTTCAATGCAGGTAAACATCTGGCGCTGGGCGTTCGTACATCCCTGCTCACCGGATCCGTGAACCAAACCGAATCATTGCAGACCGCATATGCAGAGGATCCCATCGAAACAAAAAGAAAAGATTATTACAACAAATTCAGGTTCGAATATGGCGCCATTTACTCCGGGAAACTGGGTAAGAACTGGCAATATGCACTGGGTGGCAAGTTCTCCGCCAAAACAGATCTGGACAGGGAAAAAAGTGTAACTATACAACAAGGCAATACTATCATTCGCAACGAGGAAGTGATTGCCAATGATCATTTCACATTGCCCATGACCTTTGATCTCGGACTGGCGGTCACCAGTAAAGGCCGCACCACCTTTACCGTGGATTACAGCTACCAGGACTGGGCGGCTAACCGTGTACGTGGGTCCAACTGGAGCACCATCAATTCCTACAGGATCGCAGGCGGTGTACAGATGTCCAATATAGTGGAACAATGGAATATGAAATTCGAGAAAAGTTATATGCAGGTTGGTGGATATTTCAACAGGAGTTATCTGCGCGTGAATAATACACCTATCGATGAAGTGGGCGCCACCATTGGATATGGCGGTTATCTGAGTGGCAAGATGAGTTATGGACTGGCGCTGGAAGCAGGTCGCAGAGGCACCATCGCCAATAACCTGATCAAAGAAACTTTTGTACAACTGAGCTTCCGGTTTTCATTCCGGGAATTTTTGTACAGTAAGGGAAGAAAGTATGATTGA
- a CDS encoding DUF4270 family protein, with translation MQDSFTRLITVDTFTPFLSTVVLDSFPTSGTNVLFVGRTEDPVMGPTIAQTFFQLGLPAAAQNAEIPDDAVYDSLVLVLKPNNSWYGDTSKPISFTAYEMAEQTDYTYSSRIWNTSSFGWLPSALASVNRSLSPARDSLELKIRNDKGSEMFQKIRDKDVAFQDVDSWLSYFKGITIKTNAGDNGAVYAFKTDSATVMRIHYHTTWPYFEKHTIDFYLTRNEYQFNQILINRTGTPLEKKNDGQEEYFPDETHPYAFSQTGTGVMLKIKFPSLQDIKTLGKTIKLLQAVLVLKPVEGSFEQYTFPLCSSLYMVQTNATNIIGDQMTDITGQNPLSAVPYIDDAYRLNTNYSFDITHYISYLLTMNNSAEMGMFALEESPGSATRLNRAVIGNRLNQQYTSQLKLTLLTTTE, from the coding sequence ATGCAGGATAGCTTTACAAGGCTCATTACAGTAGATACTTTTACCCCTTTTCTTTCTACTGTAGTGCTGGACTCATTCCCTACCTCAGGAACCAATGTGCTGTTCGTAGGCAGAACGGAAGACCCGGTAATGGGACCTACCATCGCGCAAACCTTCTTCCAGCTTGGATTACCGGCCGCTGCCCAAAATGCGGAAATCCCGGATGATGCGGTATATGATTCACTGGTGCTTGTGCTGAAACCGAATAATTCCTGGTACGGCGATACTTCAAAACCAATTTCTTTCACCGCCTATGAAATGGCAGAACAGACAGACTATACCTATTCCAGCAGGATCTGGAATACCAGCAGCTTTGGATGGCTGCCATCAGCTCTTGCTTCGGTGAACCGGTCGCTCAGCCCGGCAAGGGATTCACTGGAGCTGAAGATCAGGAATGATAAAGGATCGGAAATGTTCCAGAAGATCCGGGATAAAGATGTCGCCTTCCAGGATGTGGATTCCTGGCTCAGCTATTTCAAGGGCATCACCATCAAAACCAATGCAGGCGATAACGGTGCCGTGTATGCGTTTAAAACAGACAGCGCTACTGTTATGCGGATTCACTATCATACCACATGGCCTTATTTCGAAAAACATACTATCGACTTCTACCTCACCCGCAATGAATACCAGTTCAACCAGATCCTCATCAACAGGACCGGCACCCCGCTGGAGAAAAAGAACGACGGACAGGAAGAATACTTTCCGGATGAAACACATCCTTATGCATTTTCTCAAACAGGCACAGGCGTAATGCTTAAAATAAAATTCCCCAGCCTCCAGGACATCAAAACCCTCGGCAAGACCATTAAATTATTGCAGGCAGTTCTGGTGCTGAAACCTGTTGAAGGTAGTTTCGAACAGTACACTTTTCCACTTTGTTCCAGCCTCTACATGGTACAGACCAATGCCACCAATATCATCGGAGACCAGATGACCGATATAACGGGACAGAACCCACTTTCAGCCGTACCTTATATCGATGATGCATACAGACTGAACACCAATTACAGTTTTGATATCACACATTATATCTCCTACCTGCTCACAATGAACAACAGCGCGGAAATGGGCATGTTTGCGCTGGAAGAAAGTCCAGGTTCCGCCACACGCCTCAACCGGGCAGTGATCGGTAACAGGCTGAACCAGCAATACACCTCCCAACTCAAACTCACGCTTTTGACCACTACCGAATAA
- a CDS encoding ribonucleoside-diphosphate reductase small subunit, producing MQHENEILLQENKDRFVILPINYPRVWEMYKKHEASFWTAEEIDLSGDLKDWAALNDGERHFISHVLAFFAASDGIVNENLAVNFMSEVQLPEARCFYGFQIMMENIHSETYALLIDTYVKDPQEKHHLFHAIDTVPAVKKKAEWALRWIENGSFAERLVAFAAVEGIFFSGSFCSIFWMKKRGLMPGLTFSNELISRDEGLHCEFACLLYSMLNNQLPKEQVYKIIGDAVRIEKEFVTEALPVDLIGMNARLMQQYIEFVADRWLMELGCEKMFNATNPFDFMEMISLEGKTNFFEKRVGDYQKAGVMGGNKENNSFSLDEDF from the coding sequence ATGCAACACGAAAACGAAATTCTTTTACAGGAAAACAAAGATCGCTTTGTGATCCTTCCCATCAACTATCCCAGAGTCTGGGAAATGTACAAGAAGCATGAAGCCAGTTTCTGGACAGCTGAAGAGATAGACCTGAGTGGCGACCTGAAAGACTGGGCTGCCCTGAACGACGGAGAGCGTCATTTCATCTCCCACGTATTGGCATTCTTCGCAGCCAGCGATGGCATCGTGAACGAAAACCTGGCCGTTAACTTCATGTCTGAAGTGCAACTCCCCGAAGCACGCTGCTTCTACGGCTTCCAGATCATGATGGAAAATATCCATTCTGAAACTTATGCCCTCCTGATCGATACATATGTAAAAGACCCACAGGAAAAACACCATCTCTTCCACGCCATCGATACAGTACCCGCAGTGAAAAAGAAAGCCGAATGGGCGCTCCGCTGGATCGAGAACGGCTCCTTTGCAGAAAGACTGGTCGCATTCGCCGCCGTTGAAGGCATCTTCTTCTCCGGCTCCTTCTGCTCCATCTTCTGGATGAAAAAACGCGGCCTCATGCCAGGCCTCACTTTCTCCAATGAACTGATCAGTCGCGATGAAGGCCTCCACTGTGAATTCGCCTGTCTTCTTTACAGCATGCTCAACAACCAGCTTCCCAAAGAACAGGTGTACAAGATCATCGGAGACGCTGTCCGCATCGAAAAAGAATTCGTCACTGAAGCACTACCCGTTGACCTCATCGGCATGAATGCCCGCCTCATGCAGCAATACATCGAGTTCGTTGCAGATCGCTGGCTCATGGAACTGGGATGTGAAAAGATGTTCAACGCCACCAACCCATTCGACTTCATGGAAATGATCTCGCTCGAAGGCAAAACCAACTTCTTCGAAAAACGCGTGGGTGATTACCAGAAAGCAGGTGTAATGGGAGGCAACAAAGAAAATAATTCCTTCTCCCTGGATGAAGATTTCTAA
- a CDS encoding ribonucleoside-diphosphate reductase subunit alpha has protein sequence MFVVKRNGKKESVKFDKITARVEKLCYGLDRRFVNSIDVAKKVIEGLYDGVTTTELDNLAAETAASLTVKHPDYALLASRIAISNLHKNTIKSFSDTMKLLYECRDAKAGKAAPLLADDVWEVIQQHHELLDSTIIYDRDYAFDYFGFKTLEKSYLLKVDGKVAERPQHMYMRVALGIHKQDIDAAIKTYHMMSERWFTHATPTLFNAGTPKPQMSSCFLLTMKDDSIDGIYDTLKQTAKISQSAGGIGLSIHGIRATGSYIGGTNGTSNGIIPMLRVYNDTARYVDQGGGKRKGAFAIYLEPWHADVFEFLDLRKNHGKEELRARDLFYALWIPDLFMKRVEENGDWSLFCPHEAPGLHECWGDEFEKLYNQYEQEKRMRKTVKAQDLWFAILDAQIETGTPYLLYKDSANRKSNQQNLGTIKSSNLCTEILEYTSPDEVAVCNLASLALPRFVIDGKFDHNKLYEITYEATKNLNKIIDYNYYPVKEAETSNLRHRPIGLGVQGLADVFILLRMPFESDEAKQLNKDIFETIYFAAMTASKDLAKVEGAYETFAGSPASKGQFQFDMWGVEPSLRWDWYSLKAEVMKHGVRNSLLVAPMPTASTSQILGNNECFEPYTSNIYVRRVLSGEFVVVNKHLLKDLIELGLWNDDMKNRIIAHNGSIQKIDGIPDNIKEIYKTVWEIKQRNLIDMAADRGAYICQSQSLNLFVDTPTNGKLTSMHFYAWKRGLKTGMYYLRTKAATQAVQFTVEKQGGKMVEPLTDKHSLKVIEGANDVEAQGPTCTMEEGCVTCSA, from the coding sequence ATGTTTGTAGTTAAAAGAAACGGAAAAAAAGAATCCGTCAAATTCGATAAGATCACGGCACGCGTTGAAAAACTCTGCTACGGTCTCGACAGACGGTTCGTGAATTCCATCGATGTGGCCAAGAAAGTGATCGAAGGATTATACGATGGCGTTACCACCACTGAACTGGACAACCTCGCTGCAGAAACTGCCGCCTCACTCACCGTGAAGCACCCGGACTATGCACTGCTCGCCAGCCGCATCGCCATCAGTAACCTGCACAAGAATACTATCAAGAGCTTCTCAGATACCATGAAGCTCCTCTACGAATGCAGGGACGCCAAAGCCGGCAAAGCCGCACCCCTCCTCGCAGACGACGTATGGGAAGTGATCCAGCAACACCACGAACTGCTGGACTCCACCATCATCTACGACCGCGATTATGCATTCGATTATTTCGGTTTCAAAACACTCGAGAAATCATACCTCCTCAAAGTGGACGGTAAAGTAGCAGAACGCCCGCAGCATATGTACATGCGCGTTGCCCTCGGTATCCACAAACAGGATATCGATGCCGCTATCAAAACCTACCATATGATGAGCGAACGCTGGTTCACACACGCTACGCCCACACTCTTCAATGCAGGTACACCCAAACCACAGATGAGCTCCTGCTTCCTCCTCACCATGAAGGACGATAGCATCGATGGTATCTACGACACCCTCAAACAAACAGCCAAGATCTCCCAGAGCGCCGGCGGTATCGGTCTGTCTATTCATGGCATCCGCGCCACCGGCTCCTATATCGGCGGCACCAACGGCACCAGCAACGGCATCATCCCCATGCTGCGCGTTTACAACGACACTGCCCGCTACGTAGATCAGGGCGGCGGCAAACGTAAAGGCGCATTCGCCATCTACCTCGAACCATGGCACGCAGACGTATTCGAATTCCTCGACCTCCGCAAGAACCACGGTAAAGAAGAACTCCGCGCACGCGACCTCTTCTACGCCCTCTGGATCCCGGACCTCTTCATGAAACGTGTGGAAGAGAACGGCGACTGGAGCCTGTTCTGCCCCCACGAAGCGCCAGGCCTCCACGAATGCTGGGGAGATGAATTCGAAAAACTGTACAATCAGTATGAACAGGAAAAGCGTATGCGCAAGACCGTTAAAGCGCAGGACCTCTGGTTTGCAATCCTGGACGCACAGATCGAAACAGGAACGCCTTACCTGCTGTACAAGGATTCCGCCAACCGCAAATCCAACCAGCAGAACCTCGGCACCATCAAGAGCTCCAACCTCTGCACAGAGATCCTGGAATACACTTCACCTGATGAAGTAGCAGTTTGTAACCTCGCCTCCCTCGCACTGCCCCGCTTTGTGATCGATGGCAAGTTCGACCACAACAAACTCTATGAGATCACCTACGAGGCAACAAAGAACCTCAACAAGATCATCGACTATAACTATTACCCTGTAAAGGAAGCTGAAACTTCCAACCTCCGCCACAGGCCTATCGGTCTCGGCGTTCAGGGACTGGCCGATGTATTCATCCTGCTCCGCATGCCTTTCGAAAGCGATGAAGCCAAACAACTGAACAAAGACATCTTCGAAACCATCTACTTCGCCGCCATGACAGCCTCCAAAGACCTGGCAAAAGTAGAAGGCGCATACGAAACCTTTGCCGGCTCACCCGCTTCCAAAGGGCAGTTCCAGTTCGACATGTGGGGCGTTGAACCAAGTCTCCGCTGGGACTGGTACAGCCTCAAAGCTGAAGTGATGAAGCATGGCGTTCGCAACTCATTGCTGGTTGCCCCCATGCCCACCGCCTCCACTTCTCAGATCCTCGGCAACAACGAATGCTTTGAACCGTACACTTCCAACATCTACGTTCGTCGCGTATTGAGCGGAGAGTTCGTAGTTGTGAACAAGCACCTCCTGAAAGATCTGATCGAGCTCGGCCTCTGGAACGATGACATGAAGAACAGGATCATCGCGCACAACGGGTCCATCCAAAAGATCGATGGCATTCCCGACAATATCAAGGAAATCTACAAAACAGTCTGGGAGATCAAACAACGTAACCTGATCGATATGGCTGCCGACCGTGGCGCTTATATCTGCCAGAGCCAATCCCTCAACCTGTTCGTGGATACGCCCACCAATGGCAAACTGACTTCCATGCACTTCTATGCCTGGAAGCGTGGTCTCAAAACCGGCATGTACTATCTCCGTACAAAAGCCGCCACTCAGGCCGTACAGTTCACTGTTGAAAAACAAGGTGGAAAGATGGTGGAGCCGCTCACAGACAAACACTCACTGAAGGTGATCGAAGGCGCCAACGACGTGGAAGCACAGGGTCCTACCTGCACCATGGAAGAAGGCTGCGTAACCTGCAGTGCATAA
- the ppsA gene encoding phosphoenolpyruvate synthase produces the protein MKTTSSILLLHEVGIHDIDLVGGKNASLGEMLQNLTNLGVNIPGGFVITVNAYNEFIKFNNLDSTIRALVKEIDYNNVESLRRAGLQVRNLVRNSKFPPELGQQIIEAYYTLSAKYDQQGTDVAVRSSATAEDLPDASFAGQQETYLNVRGPAALIDAVRNCFASLFTDRAISYRETFKYDHFSVGLSVCVQKMVRSDLGSSGVAFSLDTESGFKDVIVINGSYGLGEMVVQGSVSPDEFIVFKPTLEKGYKSIIEKKLGVKDQKMVYGDDPDERVRIIPTERSAQYRFCLSDENILKLAGWVAIIEQYYSKIKNYWCPMDVEWALDGLSQELFIVQARPETIHSRKQHNTITEYVMKNKPEDAKPIVKGIAVGDKIGAGKVSIMFSLDKRVEEGHEFKEGDVLVTDMTDPDWEPIMKKASAIVTNKGGRTCHAAIVAREMGVPAIVGCGNATEILQEGQAITISCAEGDEGFVYSGILDYEVNETSLDDLPQTDTALMLNVASPALAFRFSHIPNRGVGLAREEFIINNYIGVHPLALLQHKELNDPELTRTIEKLTKGYANEEEFFIRKLSYGIAKIASAFYPNKVIVRFSDFKSNEYFNLLGGKYFEPHEENPMIGWRGASRYYSESYKPAFGLECKAIQRVREEMGLSNVVVMIPFCRTVSELLKVKETMKEFGLVQGKDGLEIYLMAELPSNILMAREFAQHIDGFSIGSNDLTQLTLGLDRDSALVAHLYDERNDAVKRMISMLIDTAKECKVKVGICGQGPSDFPDFAQFLVERGIDSISVTPDSVIKTIKAISAIEAKAVVAQ, from the coding sequence ATGAAAACAACCAGCAGTATTCTCTTACTTCATGAGGTAGGCATTCACGACATCGACCTGGTCGGTGGCAAGAATGCTTCCCTGGGCGAGATGCTACAAAACCTCACCAATCTTGGTGTAAACATTCCCGGAGGTTTTGTCATCACAGTGAACGCCTACAATGAGTTTATCAAATTCAACAATCTCGACTCAACCATCCGGGCGCTGGTGAAAGAGATCGATTACAACAACGTGGAATCGCTTCGCCGTGCAGGTTTGCAGGTCCGGAACCTGGTGCGTAACTCCAAATTCCCTCCGGAACTGGGGCAGCAGATCATCGAAGCATACTACACGCTCTCTGCAAAGTATGATCAGCAAGGTACAGACGTGGCCGTGCGTTCTTCCGCCACCGCTGAAGATCTGCCCGATGCATCCTTTGCAGGTCAGCAGGAAACTTATCTCAACGTACGCGGACCAGCCGCGCTCATCGATGCAGTTCGTAACTGTTTTGCATCACTCTTCACGGACCGCGCCATCAGCTATCGCGAAACTTTCAAGTACGATCACTTCTCCGTAGGCCTTTCCGTCTGCGTACAGAAAATGGTCCGTTCAGACCTTGGAAGTTCCGGCGTTGCTTTCTCACTCGATACCGAGAGCGGTTTCAAAGATGTGATCGTGATCAACGGTTCTTACGGACTGGGTGAAATGGTAGTGCAGGGCAGCGTATCTCCTGATGAATTCATCGTGTTCAAGCCCACGCTGGAAAAGGGATACAAATCCATCATCGAGAAAAAGCTCGGCGTAAAGGACCAGAAGATGGTGTATGGAGATGATCCTGATGAGCGCGTACGCATCATCCCAACAGAACGTTCTGCGCAGTACCGTTTTTGTCTTTCCGATGAGAACATCCTGAAGCTTGCCGGATGGGTGGCCATCATCGAACAGTACTACAGCAAGATCAAGAACTACTGGTGCCCTATGGACGTGGAATGGGCGCTGGACGGACTTTCCCAGGAACTCTTCATTGTGCAGGCCCGCCCGGAAACCATTCACTCGCGCAAGCAACACAATACCATCACAGAGTATGTGATGAAGAACAAGCCTGAAGACGCCAAACCCATCGTGAAAGGAATTGCCGTTGGTGATAAGATCGGCGCCGGCAAGGTCAGCATCATGTTCTCCCTCGACAAACGCGTGGAAGAAGGACATGAATTCAAGGAAGGCGATGTACTGGTAACCGACATGACGGACCCGGACTGGGAGCCGATCATGAAGAAAGCATCTGCCATCGTTACCAATAAGGGTGGAAGGACTTGTCACGCCGCCATCGTGGCGCGCGAGATGGGCGTTCCGGCCATCGTAGGTTGTGGCAATGCCACAGAGATCCTCCAGGAAGGTCAGGCTATCACCATCTCCTGCGCGGAAGGCGATGAAGGTTTCGTGTATAGCGGAATACTCGATTATGAAGTCAACGAAACTTCCCTCGACGATCTCCCGCAAACCGATACAGCGCTCATGCTGAACGTGGCATCGCCAGCACTGGCATTCCGTTTTTCGCATATCCCCAACCGTGGGGTAGGACTGGCGCGCGAAGAGTTCATCATCAACAATTATATCGGCGTTCACCCGCTGGCATTGTTGCAGCATAAAGAGTTGAATGATCCCGAGCTCACACGCACCATCGAAAAACTCACCAAAGGATACGCCAATGAAGAAGAGTTCTTCATCAGGAAACTTTCTTATGGTATCGCCAAGATCGCTTCGGCTTTCTATCCCAATAAAGTGATCGTTCGTTTCTCCGACTTCAAGAGCAATGAATACTTCAATCTGCTCGGCGGTAAATATTTCGAACCGCATGAGGAGAACCCGATGATCGGATGGCGTGGCGCTTCCCGCTACTATTCCGAGAGCTACAAACCCGCATTCGGACTGGAATGTAAAGCTATCCAGCGCGTTCGTGAGGAAATGGGCCTCTCCAATGTGGTAGTGATGATACCTTTCTGCAGAACTGTATCGGAGCTGCTGAAAGTGAAGGAAACGATGAAGGAATTCGGACTGGTACAGGGTAAGGATGGACTGGAGATCTACCTCATGGCAGAGCTTCCTTCCAATATCCTTATGGCGAGAGAATTTGCGCAGCATATCGATGGCTTCTCCATCGGCTCCAACGACCTCACCCAGCTCACGCTGGGCCTCGACCGTGATTCCGCACTCGTAGCACATCTCTACGACGAACGCAATGATGCTGTGAAAAGGATGATCAGCATGCTCATAGACACTGCCAAAGAATGTAAAGTAAAAGTGGGCATCTGCGGACAGGGACCTTCAGACTTCCCTGATTTTGCACAGTTCCTGGTGGAAAGGGGGATCGATAGTATCTCCGTTACACCGGACTCTGTGATCAAGACCATCAAAGCCATCAGCGCCATCGAAGCGAAAGCAGTGGTTGCACAATAA
- a CDS encoding ABC transporter ATP-binding protein, with protein sequence MVLLQVSGIHKKNERGFELKDVSFSQQWYQQIAIAGETGSGKSTLLRIIAGLAQQDAGEVIYDGKKVPGPNDQLIPGHPKIAYLSQQFELPHYLRVEQVLEYANKLTQRSAEQLFQICRITHLLKRRTDQLSGGEQQRIAIARLLIGSPGLLLLDEPYSNTDMIHKQLLKAIIEDIAEQLKISIIMVSHDPVDALSWADEILLMRDGRIIQHGMPKEVYRHPVDNYAAGLLGKYNVWEDKNGVQRIVRPEDLVLSRKHISDVKGTVQNIIFCGSYYDVEVYTDTRMFTSRMMNLTIEEGDIVTVSPVESLK encoded by the coding sequence ATGGTATTACTCCAGGTATCCGGCATTCACAAGAAGAACGAAAGAGGCTTTGAATTGAAGGACGTCAGTTTCAGTCAGCAATGGTATCAGCAGATCGCCATTGCCGGTGAAACGGGCTCCGGAAAGTCCACCCTGCTGCGCATCATTGCAGGGCTGGCGCAACAGGATGCCGGAGAAGTGATCTACGATGGCAAGAAAGTTCCGGGCCCCAATGACCAGTTGATCCCCGGTCATCCGAAAATTGCCTATCTCTCACAGCAATTTGAACTGCCTCATTATCTCCGCGTGGAGCAGGTGCTGGAATATGCCAATAAGCTCACCCAACGGTCTGCCGAACAATTATTCCAGATCTGCCGCATCACGCACCTGCTGAAACGCAGAACAGACCAGCTTTCCGGCGGCGAGCAACAGCGCATCGCCATTGCACGCCTGCTGATCGGATCCCCGGGCCTCCTGCTCCTTGACGAGCCCTATTCCAACACAGACATGATCCACAAGCAACTGCTGAAAGCCATTATCGAAGACATTGCCGAGCAGTTGAAGATCTCCATCATCATGGTGTCCCACGATCCCGTTGATGCACTGAGCTGGGCTGATGAGATCCTGCTCATGCGCGATGGCCGTATCATCCAGCATGGTATGCCCAAAGAAGTATACCGTCATCCCGTAGACAATTACGCTGCCGGCCTCCTCGGCAAATACAATGTGTGGGAAGATAAGAATGGCGTTCAGCGCATCGTTCGTCCTGAAGACCTCGTATTATCCCGCAAACATATCAGCGATGTAAAGGGCACTGTGCAGAACATCATTTTCTGTGGCAGCTATTACGATGTGGAAGTTTACACCGATACGCGCATGTTCACTTCGCGCATGATGAACCTCACAATCGAAGAAGGCGATATCGTTACTGTGAGCCCGGTAGAAAGCCTCAAATAA
- a CDS encoding response regulator has protein sequence MKTILVIDDNTDIRENTAEILTLAGYQTYTAENGKRGVEIAGREKPDLIVCDIMMPELDGYGVLHLLKNRPETEHIPFIFLTAKTERGDFRKGMELGADDYITKPFDDIELLKAIEIRLKKLNIIQAQYAQGEQGANELLKELKGSGLITLDPNEYDSERIPKKSIVYHEGKRPKFLYHLKSGKIKTFRIHEDGKEYITNLYSAGDYLGHVALLENSSYDDTAEVLEEAEVVMIPKEDFVTAVFNDMNIATRFIKLISRDVKEKEERLLRLAYDSLRKRVAKALVDIQQKFNPNGDQQAIDIPREDIAQYVGTATESLIRTLSDFKSEKLIEIREGKIRILQAEKLRNLLF, from the coding sequence ATGAAAACGATACTGGTAATTGATGATAATACGGACATACGTGAGAACACGGCCGAGATCCTGACCCTGGCTGGTTACCAGACCTACACCGCCGAAAACGGCAAACGCGGCGTGGAGATCGCAGGCCGTGAAAAGCCCGATCTCATCGTATGCGATATCATGATGCCGGAACTGGATGGTTACGGCGTATTGCACCTGCTGAAGAACAGACCGGAAACAGAACATATCCCTTTCATCTTCCTCACTGCCAAAACCGAGCGTGGCGATTTCCGCAAGGGAATGGAACTGGGCGCCGATGATTATATCACCAAGCCCTTCGATGATATCGAATTGCTGAAGGCCATCGAGATCCGACTTAAAAAACTCAATATCATCCAGGCGCAATATGCGCAGGGCGAACAGGGCGCCAATGAACTGCTGAAAGAATTGAAAGGTTCCGGCCTCATCACCCTCGATCCCAACGAATACGACAGTGAGCGTATCCCCAAAAAAAGTATCGTTTACCACGAAGGCAAGCGCCCCAAATTCCTCTATCATTTGAAAAGTGGAAAAATCAAAACTTTCCGCATACATGAAGATGGAAAAGAATATATCACCAATCTCTACAGCGCCGGCGATTATCTAGGCCATGTGGCCCTGCTGGAAAATTCCAGCTATGATGACACCGCAGAAGTGCTGGAAGAAGCGGAAGTAGTAATGATCCCCAAAGAAGATTTCGTTACTGCCGTATTCAACGACATGAATATTGCCACCCGCTTCATCAAACTGATCTCACGCGATGTAAAGGAAAAAGAAGAGCGGCTACTTCGCCTGGCCTACGACTCCCTGCGCAAGCGGGTTGCCAAAGCTCTGGTAGATATCCAGCAAAAATTCAATCCCAATGGCGATCAACAGGCCATCGATATTCCCCGCGAAGACATTGCCCAGTATGTTGGCACAGCCACAGAAAGCCTGATCCGTACGCTGAGCGATTTCAAATCGGAAAAACTCATCGAGATCCGGGAAGGCAAGATCAGGATCCTGCAAGCTGAAAAACTCCGCAACCTCTTATTCTAA